In Mustela erminea isolate mMusErm1 chromosome 7, mMusErm1.Pri, whole genome shotgun sequence, the genomic stretch TAGTTACAGTGATGGTTATTTGAATGTAATCTGCACATGTGATAAAATTTCACAGACCCACGTACACAAAACTGGTGAAATCTAAAAAAGGTCTGTAGCTGAGTTGATAGTGTTGTACTGATGTCAGTTTTCTGGTTTGGTCATGTACTATCATCATTTACCCTGCTATCATTGTGGGAAATTGTGTGGGATATATGTGAGAACTTGATTGTTTTTGCAAATTCCTTTAAGTCAGAAACAACTTCAgtattgaaagtttttttttttttaattgacttaaaTAAACTGGGCTACATCTAggcaatggaatgttattcagcactaaaaagaaatgagctatcaaccatgaaaagacatggaggaggCTTAGATGCGTCTTAGTAAGTGAAAGAACCAGTCATGTAGTATGTACAGGCTACATATGATGTGAcagactgtatgattccaactatatgatatCCCAGAAAATACAAGactgtggagacagtaaaaagatcagtggttgctaggggcaggggaaaaggaaggataaatgggtggaacagaggatttttagggcatcGAAATTACTCTGTGTGATACTTTAATGGTGGATTCATATTTATGCATTTGTCCTAACCAAGAGTGTACAGCACCAAGAGCaaaccctaatataaactatggaccTTGGGTGATAGTGTTGTGGTatatgtcagtgtaggttcatcagttgtaacaaatacaCCACTCTGGTATAGGATGTTCATAATAGAGGAGGCTATGCACGAGTATGGGTGTGGAATATATAGAAATTTACTGTACCTTCTGCTCAGTGTTGcagtgaacctaaaactgctctttaaaaaactGCTCTTTtagtctatttaaaaagaaaattaacttggGTCAGAAATAAACATTGAAAAGCAAAGTGAGAATATTGTAGCAATTAGTAGAGATAAAATTTTCATGTCTTATTtataaagaagtcatacaaatCCGTAAGGCAGGCCCTGAATCCCCAACAGACTGGAAAGAGAACTTAAGCGAACAAGCAAGTTCCCTGAGAGAGTATTTTGTAAATATACTTTTGTGTTTATTCCAACTTTTTTGGAAACCTCAAGTTCAGTAATGTAATACCAGTGTTTTTGGAAACATACACTAGaggagaggttttgttttttggtttttttgctattatagCTGTGTAAAGTAATCGcaactcagagaaaaataatttgaaagataCACTGTGAATTTGCATTGTTTTGAaatagctttgagagaattttgAAAGGCCTTAATATATGTAACctgtcccctccaaaaaaaaacaaaaaacccaaccctgttcttttttttttttcaggtgtaaattaattatttgaaagCAGTTGAGCAATGGAGCCAGACATCATTCGAATGTACTCTTCATCCCCACCACCACTAGACAATGGAGccgaggatgatgatgatgatgaatttGGGGAATTTGGTGGGTTTTCAGAAGTTAGCCCTTCTGGTGTAGGGTTTGTTGATTTTGATGCACCAGATTATACTCGTCCCAAGGAAGAGTTTGTACCTTCAAACCATTTTATGCCAATTCATGATTTCTCAGAAAATGTAGATAGCCTTACTAGCTTTAAGTCCATTAAAAATGGTAACGATAAAGACATCACAGCTGAACTTTCTTCTCCTGTAAAAGGACAGTCTGATGTTTTACTTTCTACCACCAGCAAAGAAATAATTTCATCTAAAACGTTAGATACTTCCATTGATGGCGTTGAAAGTCTGGGAGATTTAAATACTATAGTGAAGCAGAGACAGAATGTTGGAACACCTGAAGGTTTCTCTCcaggaaattttagaactgatgTGAATGTTGTTCATCAAAACAAGCAGTTAGAGAGCTGCAATGGTGAAAAGCCTCCTTGTCTGGAGATTCTGACAAATGGGTTTGCAGTACTGGAAACTGTAAATCCTCAGGGAACAGAAGATCTGGACACTGTAGCcaattcaaaaggaagaaagcctCTTAGCACTCATAGTACTGAGTATAACTTAGACTGTGCACCTAGTCCTGCTGAGGAATTTGCAGATTTTGCCacattttccaaaaaggaaaggATACAACTAGAAGAAATAGGATATGAAGTTTTAAATGATAGAGAAGCATTAACCAttcaggaaaacaataaaattaacagAGTCAGTGAACTGAATACTGTAAAAGTAGTGTCTTTGGGTAGAAGTTTTGATGATAAAGGAGACATGGATGCAGAGGATCAGGTTTGTGTTTCAGAAATAAGCATAATGAGTACCAGAGTTTTCAGTACTGAAAAACAAGGCCTTCCAGCATTGCAACaggacaaatttttaaaatcaagtgttCAGTCAAAGCCTTGGAATTTGGCAGACTCAGCTGATAATTCAGAATCCAGTATGAGAGAAGAGTATAAAACTGAGGAAAAACTTGATTTGTTTACTCCTGAGTGTGCTGACCTATGTATGGATTCTTTTAAAGCTTCTGATGCTAATAATGAAGTTGgttcttccaaagaagaaaatagaaagtttaCTTATTCCCAAAGCCCCAGCATTGATCCtacagaagaaaatgttctggatGATTCTATAAGTGTAAAAAATGGTGATAGTAGTAATGACTTTGTGACTTGCAACGATACTAATGAGGATGAGTTTGGTGACTTCGGCACAGCCAGTGGCACAACTCCACCTTTTGTTACTGGTACTCAAGATTCAATGAGCGATATCACTTTTGAAGAGTCCTCAGAGCACTTTCCACATTTTAGTGAACCAGGTGATGACTTCGGAGAATTTGGGGATACGAATGCTGTTTCTTGCCAAGATGAAATTATATTTACAGAGTCTGACCTAAAACAGACTTCTGATAGTTTATCAGAGGAATGTAAGTTGGGAGGAAAGTCTACTGAGACAGGCACTGATCCTGTTTCAAAACTGGAAATTGGGCAAGAAGGTGAATTTGGAGATTTCGATTCTGTGCCAAATATACAAGATGACTGCAGTGCTTTTCAAGACTCTGATGATTTTGCGGACTTCAGTTCAGCTGGGCCTAGCCAAGTTGTAGATTGGAATGCTTTTGAGGGTGGACAGAAAGATAGTTGCTCTTGGGCTGCTTTTGGAGACCAGCAGGCTACTGAATCTCACCATCGAAAGGAAACCTGGCAGTCACATAGGACAGATGAAAAGATTGCTACTCCAGGAACCCCCAAAATGCACAGTGTCCCTTCAGCAACTTCCAAAGGAGCAGTTGCTGGTGGCCATTTGCAGGAAACAGCCACTTCAGTTCAGGTATttactgattttctctattttgtatGATCAATTAATTGCTGTGGAGGCTTTTCAGAAAGTATTTCTAGATTGGGTACCTGCTGAAGGAGTCTCTCATGATACATAATGCTTGCTGGATTTGTATGTCAGTTAAATTTTTCACAACCCTTTGGTAAACTTTAAATAGACAGTCCTATAGTAAGTAGTGTTTGGAAAGCTTTTTCTTTATCTCAGTGAGtttaatatttacagaaattCATCAGCTTGGATTTTTGATTAACATAAATAGCacctaaataaaaattcattgtttagcTAATTAACTATCCGGTGAATCCTTTTGCTTTTACCTTTATGGTGATTATTCAGAAGAAGGTTAAACTGAaatacagaagtttttttttaagtttcagaaatAATGTCTCTTAATTTTGCCCACCAAAAGACCTAGGAAGTTGGAGTACAGTTtgttttaagattgattgattgattgattgatttgagagagaaccAGAGCACGTGCATGagctggggtaggggcagaggaagagggagagagaaagaaccctcAAACACACTCCCCACAGAGCCCGATGgaggaggggcttgatcccaggtccctgagatcacgacctggcctgaaatcaagagccagccacttaaccagttgagctgtccaggtgccccCGAAGTAGTTTTGAGTTCAGGAGAGAGCAAACAGAATTTGAAACCTCAGCCTCTGCTGAAGGTTGTAGGGAATTGAAGGCTAGAAAGAATTTGAACAAAGTGGATTTGGACTTCGTAATTTGACAGCGACTAAAGACCTGGGATGAGGGATGAGAAGAATGAAGGGTAGACCTAGAACAAGGAACAGTCATAGGTTGATTTACTGTggctgtatttatttacttataatttccTGCAAATGTCCATTTATGTTTACACTTTCTGGGGAGTAGGTGTGTCAGGGAGAATATTTTTAGCCCCCCAGCGCCTGTACTTTATCCTTCTCTGTTCCAGACTCTTTCAGAGAAGAGCACTATGATTTATTTTGACTTAAAGTTATCTCCTAAAGACACAGTTTGATATCCAGGCTGTTCCCCAATCCTGAGTTATACCCTGTGCTAAGCCTAACTTTTCCTCAACCCCAGAGGTGTCAAAAAGAGCACTCCTAGAAAATCACTGCTTTGTAGTGACAATTGATAAAAATAACACTCATCTCAACGAGCTTCTTTTAAAGACACAAAGCGCAAGATCAGAATCTGCCAATTCTTCCAGTTATCTTACGCTAAACAAACCATTTTCAGTTAGAAGTATTTCCAAAGTCTGAGTGTTAATTGAAATGGTTATACATCATTGCTTTGATACATGAAGATATTATTATGGTATTACCAGGTGGTGGAAATAGCTAATCACTTTTCATTGGACTTTGAGAGTCTGAAGAGCTTAATTCCCTAATTCAGTTATTATATGATTTGGCTCGTGTGTATTATTCCTGTTGAtgaatttattattgaagtagaAGGTTTCCATTTTAAACAATGAGTAAACTAATTATACAAAGCCAAGACTGTTGACTTTGACCTAATCCTTTCCTATTTAGTTTCATCTTACTATAAGGTGACACTGGTATTAAATGATCTTTATAGCTCTAGAACTTACAACATCATgagataatgaattttttaaactatgaccACTTCAAAAGGAATTTTTTGCATTACACTAGTTGATTAAAGTTGTTTATAACTTGATAACTAGATATAAGAGGTAATAAAGTATATAAGctttatataatttacaaatctGAGTTTGAGTCTTGACTCAGCCTCTTACAAGCTTTCtgattttggacaagttacttctGAGATCAGttgcttgttaaaaaaaagagagacagataaTCCACTTCAGAGGatttttgtgaagataaaatgacagtaaattttgaagtgaatgaaaaaaatccactgaaaaataaaaattttgtagtATGATTATGTTTTGTAAAGATAGAGCAAAAACTGTGAAGATGTGGCAAGATACCTTTAAGACTTCCTGAGATTTGTTTGGCTCACTCATCAGACTTTTATTTTTGCTGATAGGTTTggaaaatgaatagaatttaGAGATGAATTTTGGAAAGGAGAAATTggtggaagggactggaagagaagtTTAGAAGGAAATTGAGGTAGGGAATTGGGTAAGCCCTGCTGAGTAAATGACTGAATTGGAAGTGATTTTCATTCTTACCCTGC encodes the following:
- the AFTPH gene encoding aftiphilin isoform X2 gives rise to the protein MEPDIIRMYSSSPPPLDNGAEDDDDDEFGEFGGFSEVSPSGVGFVDFDAPDYTRPKEEFVPSNHFMPIHDFSENVDSLTSFKSIKNGNDKDITAELSSPVKGQSDVLLSTTSKEIISSKTLDTSIDGVESLGDLNTIVKQRQNVGTPEGFSPGNFRTDVNVVHQNKQLESCNGEKPPCLEILTNGFAVLETVNPQGTEDLDTVANSKGRKPLSTHSTEYNLDCAPSPAEEFADFATFSKKERIQLEEIGYEVLNDREALTIQENNKINRVSELNTVKVVSLGRSFDDKGDMDAEDQVCVSEISIMSTRVFSTEKQGLPALQQDKFLKSSVQSKPWNLADSADNSESSMREEYKTEEKLDLFTPECADLCMDSFKASDANNEVGSSKEENRKFTYSQSPSIDPTEENVLDDSISVKNGDSSNDFVTCNDTNEDEFGDFGTASGTTPPFVTGTQDSMSDITFEESSEHFPHFSEPGDDFGEFGDTNAVSCQDEIIFTESDLKQTSDSLSEECKLGGKSTETGTDPVSKLEIGQEGEFGDFDSVPNIQDDCSAFQDSDDFADFSSAGPSQVVDWNAFEGGQKDSCSWAAFGDQQATESHHRKETWQSHRTDEKIATPGTPKMHSVPSATSKGAVAGGHLQETATSVQTALLNRLERIFEACFPSIFIPGTEEEVTSLKHLLETSTFPIKSREALAESGELLDVWTELQDIHDAHGLRYQWGGSHSNKKLLCSLGIDTRNILFTGNKKQPVIVPMYAAGLGMLEPTKEPLKPLSAAEKIASIGQTNTVSPEMNTCTSDQFQESLPPVQFDWSSSGLTNPLDGVDPELYELTTSKLEISTSSLKVTDAFARLMSTVEKTSTSTRKPKREEHLSEEAIKVITSLPDLTFMHAKVLMFPATLTPSTRSQEKAD
- the AFTPH gene encoding aftiphilin isoform X1; the protein is MEPDIIRMYSSSPPPLDNGAEDDDDDEFGEFGGFSEVSPSGVGFVDFDAPDYTRPKEEFVPSNHFMPIHDFSENVDSLTSFKSIKNGNDKDITAELSSPVKGQSDVLLSTTSKEIISSKTLDTSIDGVESLGDLNTIVKQRQNVGTPEGFSPGNFRTDVNVVHQNKQLESCNGEKPPCLEILTNGFAVLETVNPQGTEDLDTVANSKGRKPLSTHSTEYNLDCAPSPAEEFADFATFSKKERIQLEEIGYEVLNDREALTIQENNKINRVSELNTVKVVSLGRSFDDKGDMDAEDQVCVSEISIMSTRVFSTEKQGLPALQQDKFLKSSVQSKPWNLADSADNSESSMREEYKTEEKLDLFTPECADLCMDSFKASDANNEVGSSKEENRKFTYSQSPSIDPTEENVLDDSISVKNGDSSNDFVTCNDTNEDEFGDFGTASGTTPPFVTGTQDSMSDITFEESSEHFPHFSEPGDDFGEFGDTNAVSCQDEIIFTESDLKQTSDSLSEECKLGGKSTETGTDPVSKLEIGQEGEFGDFDSVPNIQDDCSAFQDSDDFADFSSAGPSQVVDWNAFEGGQKDSCSWAAFGDQQATESHHRKETWQSHRTDEKIATPGTPKMHSVPSATSKGAVAGGHLQETATSVQTALLNRLERIFEACFPSIFIPGTEEEVTSLKHLLETSTFPIKSREALAESGELLDVWTELQDIHDAHGLRYQWGGSHSNKKLLCSLGIDTRNILFTGNKKQPVIVPMYAAGLGMLEPTKEPLKPLSAAEKIASIGQTNTVSPEMNTCTSDQFQESLPPVQFDWSSSGLTNPLDASGGSTLLNLDFFGPVDDSSSSSSTTIPGVDPELYELTTSKLEISTSSLKVTDAFARLMSTVEKTSTSTRKPKREEHLSEEAIKVITSLPDLTFMHAKVLMFPATLTPSTRSQEKAD